From Hydra vulgaris chromosome 15, alternate assembly HydraT2T_AEP, one genomic window encodes:
- the LOC136073784 gene encoding uncharacterized protein LOC136073784 isoform X3: MLVNVFTSEEAFAYVKNNIKENADENIINLTKELGYHPFAITQAIKYINIHRISIEKYIDRYRSKPERLDNNFPTEEEPKSAIKAINLVLIKLEKSKPFPFQILNCLSHCDYQNISKQFIIQISKQIEINEEYVIDEAVGLLMSYSLLNFDDNKYSMHELTQLTCRCFQNRNSTTNTYLSLIENLFIFELNEVKDHMDYGNYFVFHFICLFRTNGIKISKTFHNMTTSIKKLLVSKGLFEEAIQILKSIQNFNTKTYGKNNKFTLDTKHNIAICLNKMGKYNEALEIYYSVNKIETEILGINHPDTMSTKNNIANSLSVMGKYNEALEIHYSVDKIQTEILGINHPDTMGTKHNIANCLNAMGKYNEALEIYYSVDKIQTEILGINHPDTMGTKHNIANCLNAMGKYNEALEIYYSVDKIQTEYLGINHSDTMTTKQNIASCLNRMGKYNEALEIYYSVDKIETQILGINHPDTMSTKNNIASCLNAMGKYNEALKIYYSVDKIQTEILGINHPDTMSTKNNIANCLSAMEKYNEALEIYYSVDKIITETLGINHPDTMGTKHNIANSLSAIGKYNEALEIYYSVDKIRTEILRINHPDTMGTKHNIANSLSIMGKYNEALEIYYSVDKIRTEILGINHLDTMRTKNNIANCLSAIGKYNEALEIYYSVDKIKNEILGINHPDTMRTKNNIAICLKNKEKQQTSCLII, translated from the coding sequence ATGCtagttaatgtttttacttCAGAAGAAGCATTcgcttatgtaaaaaataatattaaagaaaacgccgatgaaaatataataaatctaACTAAAGAACTTGGTTATCATCCGTTCGCTATTACTCaggcaataaaatatataaatattcatagAATTTCGATAGAAAAATACATAGATCGATATAGATCGAAACCAGAAAGATTAGACAACAACTTTCCAACCGAAGAAGAACCAAAGTCTGCAATAAAAGCAATTAACttggttttaataaaattagaaaaaagtaaacCTTTTCCATTTCaaatattaaactgtttatcTCATTGCGACTATCAAAACATAAGTAAACAGTTTATAATccaaatttcaaaacaaatagaaataaacGAAGAATATGTAATAGATGAAGCCGTTGGGTTACTAATGAGTTATTCTTTACTAAACTTTGATGATAACAAATATTCAATGCACGAACTGACACAGCTGACGTGTAGATGTTTTCAAAATAGAAATTCAACTACAAATACGTATCttagtttaattgaaaatttatttatatttgaattgaATGAAGTAAAAGATCACATGGATTACggaaactattttgttttccattttatCTGTTTGTTTCGCACTAAcggaataaaaatttcaaaaacattccATAATATGACgacatctataaaaaaattattagtatcaaAAGGTTTATTTGAAGAAGCAAtccaaatattaaaaagtattcaaaattttaatacaaaaacttatggcaaaaataataaatttacgcttgatacaaaacataatatcgcaatctgtttgaacaaaatgggaaaatataacgaagctttagaaatttattattccgttaataaaatagaaactgaaattttaggtatcaaccatccagatacaatgtcaacaaaaaataatatcgcaaacAGTTTGAGCGTTATGGGAAAATACAACGAAGCCTTAGAAATtcattattctgttgataaaatacaaactgaaattttaggtatcaaccatccagatacaatgggaacaaaacataatatcgcaaactgtttgaacgctatgggaaaatataacgaagctttagaaatttattattctgttgataaaatacaaactgaaattttaggtatcaaccatccagatacaatgggaacaaaacataatatcgcaaactgtttgaacgctatgggaaaatataacgaagctttagaaatatattattctgttgataaaatacaaactgaataTTTAGGTATCAATCATTCAGATACAATGactacaaaacaaaatatcGCAAGCTGTTTGAACAgaatgggaaaatataacgaagctttagaaatttattattctgttgataaaatagaaactcaaattttaggtatcaaccatccagatacaatgtcaacaaaaaataatatcgcaagctgtttgaacgctatgggaaaatataacgaagctttaaaaatttattattccgttgataaaatacaaactgaaattttaggtattaaccatccagatacaatgtcaacaaaaaataatatcgcaaactgtttgAGCGCTATGgaaaaatataacgaagctttagaaatttattattctgttgataaaataataactgaaactttaggtatcaaccatccagatacaatgggaacaaaacataatatcgcaaacAGTTTGAGCGCTAtaggaaaatataacgaagctttagaaatttattattctgttgataaaatacgaactgaaattttacgtatcaaccatccagatacaatgggaacaaaacataatatcgcaaacAGTTTGAGCattatgggaaaatataacgaagctttagaaatttattattctgttgataaaatacgaactgaaattttaggtatcaaccatctaGATACAatgagaacaaaaaataatatcgcaaactGTCTTAGCGCTAtaggaaaatataacgaagctttagaaatttattattctgttgataaaattaaaaatgaaattttaggtatcaaccatccagatacaatgaggacaaaaaataatattgcaatctgtttgaaaaataaagaaaaacagcaaacaagttgtttaattatttga
- the LOC136073784 gene encoding uncharacterized protein LOC136073784 isoform X4 codes for MEPNQGDKISLFKDLPKNSTKLYLQFTTWKSVRRNNVIAVIQVTKYKRSIRVSIEFNIPRMTLGRYCISKRLPSTSNTSVQTEVEIDCQVILSNSNNDNKLEFDVTATVHKPNAEYMPDNAAIGRDLSRKLDKKPWHKFGYAKRFQVFEPEQEGLLEEYLMKASDIYFGLYPKEVRRFAYTYAVACSWKIPHSWIELQSVGSDWFSGFLKRHPKLSICSPQAQV; via the exons acCTACCTAAAAATAGTACgaaattatatttgcaattcACAACGTGGAAAAGTGTCAGAAGAAACAATGTTATTGCAGTGATACaagttacaaaatataaaagatcaatTAGAGTTAGTATAGAATTTAATATACCACGTATGACTCTAGGAAGGTATTGCATATCTAAAAGGTTGCCATCTACATCTAATACTTCAGTTCAAACTGAAGTAGAAATTGATTGCCAAGTTATTCTTTCAAATTCTAACAATGATAACAAACTTGAGTTTGATGTTACTGCAACAGTACATAAACCTAATGCAGAATATATGCCTGATAACGCAGCTATAGGGAGAGATTTATCAcgtaaattagataaaaaaccCTGGCACAAGTTTGGCTATGCCAAAAGATTTCAG GTATTTGAACCTGAGCAGGAAGGTTTGCTTGAAGAATACCTAATGAAAGCAAGTGATATTTACTTTGGTCTTTATCCTAAAGAAGTTCGACGGTTTGCTTATACATATGCTGTTGCTTGTAGCTGGAAAATTCCTCACTCATGGATAGAACTTCAATCTGTTGGTAGTGATTGGTTCTCCGGATTCTTAAAAAGACATCCAAAGCTTTCTATTTGCTCTCCTCAAGCACAAGTTTAG